A genome region from Prionailurus bengalensis isolate Pbe53 chromosome B4, Fcat_Pben_1.1_paternal_pri, whole genome shotgun sequence includes the following:
- the M6PR gene encoding cation-dependent mannose-6-phosphate receptor, with translation MFPFCSCWRTGLLLPLLLAVAVRESWQTEEKTCDLVGDKGRESETELALLKRLQPLYNKSFESTVGQGPDTYIYMFRVCREAGNRTSGAGLVQINKSNGKETVVGRLNETHIFNGSNWIMLTYKGGDEYDRHCGMEQRRAVVMISCNRHTLADNFNPVSEERGKVQDCFYLFEMDSSLACAPEISRLSVGSILLVTFASLVAVYVIGGFLYQRLVVGAKGMEQFPHLAFWQDLGNLVADGCDFVCRSKPRNVPAAYRGVGDDQLGEESEERDDHLLPM, from the exons ATGTTCCCCTTCTGCAGCTGCTGGAGGACTGGACTGCTCCTGCCACTGCTCCTGGCTGTGGCAGTAAGAGAATCCTGGCAGACAGAAGAAAAAACCTGCGACCTGGTGGGAGACAAGGgtagagagtcagagacagagttGGCTCTACTGAAGAGGCTGCAACCACTGTATAACAAAAG CTTTGAGAGCACTGTGGGCCAGGGCCCAGATACATATATCTACATGTTCAGGGTGTGCCGAGAAGCTGGCAACCGTACCTCTGGGGCAGGCCTGGTGCAGATCAACAAAAGTAACGGCAAGGAGACAGTGGTAGGGAGACTCAACGAGACCCACATCTTCAATGGAA GTAATTGGATCATGCTGACCTATAAAGGGGGTGATGAATATGACAGGCACTGCGGCATGGAGCAGCGTCGTGCAGTGGTGATGATCTCCTGCAATCGACACACCCTAGCG GACAATTTTAACCCTGTGTCTGAGGAGCGAGGCAAAGTCCAAGATTGTTTCTACCTCTTCGAGATGGACAGCAGCCTGGCCTGTGCCCCGGAGATCTCCCGCCTCAGTGTGGGTTCTATCTTACTAGTCAC GTTTGCATCACTGGTCGCAGTCTACGTCATCGGGGGGTTCCTATACCAGCGACTGGTGGTGGGAGCCAAGGGAATGGAGCAGTTTCCTCACCTCGCCTTCTGGCAAGATCTTGGCAACCTGGTAGCA GATGGTTGTGACTTTGTGTGCCGTTCTAAACCCCGAAATGTGCCTGCTGCGTATCGTGGTGTGGGGGATGATCAGCTGGGGGAAGAGTCAGAAGAAAGGGATGATCATTTATTACCAATGTGA